The genomic interval TTACGCCTTCGCACTAACTTAATAGCTTGAACATCATCCGTAACCTGTGAATCCATTTGTAGATTTTCAGGAACCGGCTGATTAGATTCTAGTAGTAACACATCATTCGTTGAGGAAATACTACCTTCTGCCATCAATTCCCGATAACTTTTCAATTGCGACATGGGGATTGCTACACGTTCTCGGTCTAATACGATGGTCCCTTTTCCTTTTAATCGTTGGACATAGCCATCATGCGCTAAATTGACCATGGCTTTTCGTACAGTTTCCCGGGAAACATGATATTTCAGAACTAGTTTTGTATCACTAGGTAAAAATGCCCCAGATCCATATTTTCCCGACTTAATATCATTCACCATATCCCGATAAATGCTTTGATATTTATCCATACCAATTCCCCCTCAACGTTGTATCCACATTATACAAATAGTTTGTAAGCGATTACAATCACTTTTAGACGGCGTTATTCTCTACTTGACTAGGCATGTTATGACAAACTGCGTTAGCTTACCACTTTCCCGCCTAGGCAGGTTTTTTCAATTATTTTTAACCGCTTCC from Weissella ceti carries:
- the treR gene encoding trehalose operon repressor, encoding MDKYQSIYRDMVNDIKSGKYGSGAFLPSDTKLVLKYHVSRETVRKAMVNLAHDGYVQRLKGKGTIVLDRERVAIPMSQLKSYRELMAEGSISSTNDVLLLESNQPVPENLQMDSQVTDDVQAIKLVRRRNVNGEATVLDYDYINQAVIPELPHTAAETSIFDYFEHELDLQIDYAIKHMTIEPANQQDHKGLGVAVGSSMVVIRSETHLMDNRLLSFTESRHRADRFSNVEFARRRN